A single genomic interval of Romboutsia ilealis harbors:
- the dnaX gene encoding DNA polymerase III subunit gamma/tau: MHKALYRSYRPQNFEDVVGQEHIIRTLKNQIENNNVGHAYLFSGTRGTGKTSTAKIFARAVNCENSVDQEPCNECEVCRDILNDNVMDVVEIDAASNNSVDDIRELRESVKYSPAKAKYKVYIIDEVHMLSQGAFNALLKTLEEPPSYVIFILATTEPHKIPATILSRCQRFDFKRVTVKDMTTRMQRICDEENIEVEEKALNLIARNSQGALRDALSILDQCISFSDNKIEYKDAVELLGTVNIEQLFEMAQSIIDQDTKKSLHILNEFVVWGKDIRNLINDLIDHFRNLMVCKVSTELDEIISLPEETIKQLKEQSKIVDINDLIRILNILSETQDNMKTSSNPRVLAEVTIMKTAQPMFDESKEALIKRIENLEKTIESGNITINTRENHISNNEIVIEEEEPKEIVYENVKSEDVKLIESSWQKIRQKIKEDKVNKQMPVYFLLGDVSGFNVYNNNLYIIYGHGFEFAKKRLSNPETISYIEQMIRETINRSFSIKIILESEVKDIELEIKNDKMDKGEELLKSIVNEDILEIKDNEEKQE, from the coding sequence ATGCATAAAGCATTATATAGATCGTATAGACCTCAAAATTTTGAAGATGTTGTGGGTCAGGAACATATTATAAGAACATTAAAGAATCAGATAGAAAATAATAATGTAGGTCACGCTTACTTATTTTCAGGTACAAGAGGTACTGGTAAAACATCTACAGCTAAGATATTTGCAAGGGCTGTTAACTGTGAGAATAGTGTTGATCAAGAGCCTTGTAATGAATGTGAAGTGTGTAGAGATATATTAAATGATAATGTTATGGATGTAGTAGAAATAGATGCTGCTTCTAACAATAGTGTAGATGATATAAGGGAGCTTAGAGAAAGTGTTAAATATTCTCCAGCTAAGGCTAAGTATAAAGTATATATAATAGATGAGGTACACATGTTATCTCAAGGTGCATTTAATGCATTATTAAAGACTTTAGAAGAGCCACCATCATATGTAATATTTATATTAGCTACTACAGAACCTCATAAAATACCAGCGACAATTTTATCAAGATGTCAAAGGTTTGATTTTAAGAGAGTTACTGTTAAAGATATGACTACTAGGATGCAAAGGATTTGTGATGAAGAAAATATAGAAGTAGAAGAAAAAGCACTAAACTTAATTGCTAGAAACTCTCAGGGAGCATTAAGAGATGCTCTTAGTATATTAGATCAATGTATATCTTTTTCAGATAATAAAATAGAATACAAAGATGCTGTAGAGTTATTAGGAACAGTTAATATAGAGCAATTATTCGAAATGGCTCAGTCAATAATAGATCAGGATACAAAGAAATCTCTTCATATATTAAATGAGTTTGTTGTATGGGGGAAGGATATAAGAAATTTAATAAATGACTTGATAGATCATTTTAGAAATTTAATGGTCTGTAAAGTCTCAACAGAATTAGATGAGATTATATCACTTCCAGAAGAAACGATAAAACAATTAAAAGAACAATCTAAGATAGTAGATATAAATGATTTAATAAGAATTTTAAATATATTATCAGAGACTCAAGATAATATGAAAACATCATCAAATCCCAGAGTATTAGCAGAAGTTACTATTATGAAAACTGCTCAACCTATGTTTGATGAAAGCAAAGAAGCTTTAATAAAAAGAATAGAAAATTTAGAAAAAACTATTGAAAGCGGTAATATAACAATAAATACAAGGGAGAATCATATATCGAACAATGAGATAGTTATAGAGGAAGAAGAACCTAAAGAAATAGTATATGAAAATGTAAAAAGTGAAGATGTTAAATTAATAGAGTCATCATGGCAGAAGATAAGGCAGAAAATAAAAGAAGATAAAGTAAATAAACAGATGCCGGTATATTTCTTATTAGGTGATGTGAGTGGGTTTAATGTTTATAATAATAACTTATATATAATTTATGGACATGGATTTGAATTTGCAAAGAAAAGATTAAGTAACCCAGAAACTATATCATATATAGAACAAATGATAAGAGAAACTATTAATAGAAGCTTTAGTATAAAAATAATATTAGAGTCTGAAGTTAAAGATATAGAGCTAGAAATAAAAAACGATAAAATGGATAAAGGTGAAGAATTACTAAAGTCTATAGTTAATGAAGATATACTTGAAATAAAAGATAATGAAGAAAAACAAGAGTAA
- the recR gene encoding recombination mediator RecR, whose amino-acid sequence MQVYTGPITRLIEEFSKLPGVGRKTAQRLAFHIINMNTNDVEALSKAIIEAKREIKYCSICCNITDTDPCSMCSNKNRDSSVICVVEDPRDVAAMERTREFKGQYHVLNGVISPMDGIGPDMIKIKELIQRLGAQDVKEIIMATNPTIEGEATAMYIARLLKPMGIKVTRIAHGLPVGGDLEYADEVTISKALEGRREI is encoded by the coding sequence ATGCAAGTTTATACAGGGCCTATAACTAGGCTGATAGAAGAATTTTCAAAGCTTCCTGGAGTTGGAAGAAAAACTGCTCAAAGATTAGCATTTCATATTATAAATATGAATACTAATGATGTAGAAGCTTTATCTAAAGCTATAATAGAAGCTAAGAGAGAAATAAAATATTGTTCTATTTGTTGCAATATAACAGATACAGACCCTTGTAGTATGTGTTCTAATAAAAATAGAGATTCTAGTGTAATATGTGTTGTGGAAGATCCAAGAGATGTAGCAGCAATGGAAAGAACTAGAGAGTTTAAAGGTCAATATCATGTATTAAATGGCGTTATATCTCCTATGGATGGCATAGGACCTGACATGATAAAGATAAAAGAGCTGATACAAAGATTAGGAGCGCAAGACGTAAAAGAGATAATAATGGCTACTAACCCAACGATAGAAGGGGAAGCAACAGCTATGTACATAGCAAGGCTTTTAAAACCTATGGGTATAAAAGTTACAAGAATAGCACATGGTCTACCTGTAGGTGGAGATTTAGAGTATGCTGATGAGGTTACTATATCTAAAGCTTTAGAAGGTAGAAGAGAAATATAA
- a CDS encoding YbaB/EbfC family nucleoid-associated protein — protein sequence MAKRGFGGGMMPGNMNNLLKQAQKMQENMQKMQAELEAKEIESSVGGGAVTVKVNGKKELIDINIKPEVVDPDDIEMLQDLVLSAVNEALRSVDEMQSSQMSKVTGGMNIPGLF from the coding sequence ATGGCTAAAAGAGGTTTTGGAGGCGGAATGATGCCTGGAAATATGAATAATTTATTAAAGCAAGCTCAAAAAATGCAAGAAAATATGCAAAAAATGCAAGCTGAGTTAGAAGCAAAGGAAATAGAGTCTTCTGTTGGTGGAGGAGCTGTTACAGTAAAGGTTAATGGTAAGAAAGAATTAATAGATATAAATATAAAACCTGAAGTAGTTGATCCAGATGATATAGAAATGTTACAAGACTTAGTTTTAAGTGCAGTTAATGAAGCATTAAGAAGTGTTGACGAAATGCAATCAAGTCAAATGAGCAAAGTAACTGGAGGAATGAATATACCAGGATTATTCTAG
- a CDS encoding nucleoside deaminase, which produces MENSYYMKEALKEANKAYEKGETPIGAVIVKNNEIIARAHNLTETLNDCTAHAEVLAIRQASEKLGGWRLVDCDLYVTMEPCIMCSGAIVHSRIKKLIIGTKHIKNAYTEKQHEFKIDYYKYNNIETTFGVLQEECSNILQEFFKNLRKR; this is translated from the coding sequence ATGGAAAACTCATACTACATGAAAGAGGCTTTAAAAGAAGCAAATAAAGCATATGAAAAAGGTGAAACACCTATAGGAGCTGTAATTGTAAAGAATAATGAAATTATAGCAAGGGCTCATAATTTAACTGAAACGTTAAATGATTGTACAGCTCATGCAGAAGTTTTAGCTATAAGACAAGCTTCAGAAAAGTTAGGTGGATGGAGACTAGTTGATTGTGATTTATATGTAACGATGGAGCCGTGTATAATGTGTAGTGGAGCAATAGTTCACTCTAGAATAAAAAAACTTATAATTGGAACAAAACATATAAAAAATGCATATACAGAAAAACAACATGAATTTAAAATAGATTATTATAAATATAATAATATCGAGACCACATTCGGTGTATTACAAGAAGAATGCTCTAATATATTACAAGAATTTTTTAAGAATTTAAGGAAAAGATAA
- the serS gene encoding serine--tRNA ligase, with protein MLDIKRIRENLEDIKKAMDRRGEKEFDLDAVVALDDKRRELLKEVEVMKNELNVESKKIPQLIKEGKDVDAAKAQLKELSDKIKAIDEQVRAVEGEMEYNLMRIPNVPHPDVPQGTTDEDNVEIRQWGETPKFDFESKAHWDLGTDLGILDFETAGKITGSRFTLYKGLGARLERSIINFFLNTHTAEHGYTEVLPPFMANRASFIGTGQLPKFEEDMFKIEGMEYFLIPTAEVPVTNIHRDEILTADQLPIKYCAYTPCFRSEAGSAGRDTRGLVRQHQFNKVELVKFCDPQNSYEELEKLTNDAERMLQLLGLPYRVVRICTGDLGFTAAFKYDLEVWMPSYNRYVEISSCSNFEDFQARRAGIRFKRDKKSKAEYVHTLNGSGLAVGRTLAAILENYQQADGSVVVPEVLRPYMGVDVIKKNEL; from the coding sequence ATGCTAGATATAAAAAGAATAAGAGAAAACTTAGAAGACATAAAAAAAGCAATGGATAGAAGAGGGGAAAAAGAATTCGATTTAGATGCTGTAGTTGCATTAGACGATAAGAGAAGAGAATTACTTAAAGAAGTTGAAGTAATGAAAAATGAGTTAAATGTTGAATCTAAGAAAATACCTCAACTTATAAAAGAAGGTAAAGATGTAGATGCTGCAAAGGCTCAGTTAAAAGAATTATCAGATAAGATAAAGGCTATAGATGAGCAAGTTAGAGCAGTTGAAGGGGAAATGGAATATAACTTAATGAGAATCCCTAATGTTCCTCACCCAGATGTTCCACAAGGAACGACAGATGAAGATAATGTTGAAATAAGACAATGGGGAGAAACTCCAAAGTTTGACTTTGAAAGTAAAGCACACTGGGATCTAGGTACAGATCTTGGAATATTAGATTTTGAAACTGCTGGTAAAATAACAGGTTCAAGATTTACTTTATATAAAGGTTTAGGAGCAAGACTTGAAAGATCTATAATAAACTTCTTCTTAAACACTCATACAGCAGAACATGGATATACAGAAGTGTTACCTCCATTCATGGCAAATAGAGCAAGTTTTATAGGAACAGGACAATTACCAAAGTTCGAAGAAGATATGTTTAAGATAGAAGGTATGGAATATTTCTTAATACCAACTGCAGAGGTTCCAGTAACTAATATACATAGAGATGAAATATTAACTGCAGATCAATTACCTATAAAGTATTGTGCATATACACCATGTTTCAGATCTGAAGCAGGATCTGCTGGTAGAGATACAAGAGGTTTAGTAAGACAACATCAATTCAACAAAGTTGAATTAGTTAAATTCTGTGATCCTCAAAATTCTTATGAAGAGTTAGAAAAATTAACTAATGATGCAGAAAGAATGTTACAATTATTAGGATTACCATACAGAGTAGTTAGAATATGTACAGGTGATTTAGGATTCACTGCAGCATTCAAGTATGACTTAGAAGTCTGGATGCCAAGTTACAACAGATATGTTGAAATATCTTCTTGTTCAAACTTTGAAGATTTCCAAGCTAGAAGAGCTGGTATAAGATTCAAGAGAGATAAAAAATCTAAAGCTGAATATGTTCATACATTAAATGGTTCAGGATTAGCAGTAGGAAGAACTTTAGCGGCTATATTAGAAAACTATCAACAAGCTGATGGATCTGTAGTTGTTCCAGAAGTATTAAGACCATATATGGGTGTAGATGTTATAAAGAAAAATGAATTATAA
- a CDS encoding MGDG synthase family glycosyltransferase gives MIKKVLIMSASTGGGHNRAARAIKEELESRTIDNMSIECEIVDSLKLVNNTMDKVISGGYEKSALYTPKAYGSVYRFSETSLASKNEFKGNPLTSLMARKFKHLLNDSSPDLIIGTHPFPMIALSTLKKNNNIHSLSRSESFYKSTKVDIPPMISVLTDYTTHSTWIQNEIDYYIVGHEYVKELLVYEGVDSEKVKAFGIPVEKSFLSHRDRETVLTELGLSPEKLTVLLMGGSFGAGNIKETLEELLTVDRDFQILVVTGRNEHLKDRLSKMLDSTIHNKNICLLGYTNKMNDILASIDVLISKPGGLTTTEALLNDVPMIVPYFIPGQEEENLDFLTNCGAALRTTKKYSLPVLLKVLIDDPSRLDSLRKNIKSIRKFNSAVNISNLVVDILSSNE, from the coding sequence ATGATCAAAAAAGTACTAATCATGTCAGCATCTACTGGCGGCGGGCATAATAGAGCTGCTCGCGCAATTAAGGAAGAACTTGAAAGTAGAACTATAGATAATATGTCGATAGAATGTGAAATTGTCGATAGTTTAAAGTTAGTTAATAATACAATGGATAAAGTAATTTCTGGAGGTTATGAAAAATCAGCACTATATACACCTAAAGCATATGGCAGTGTATATAGATTTTCCGAAACTAGTCTTGCCTCTAAAAATGAATTTAAAGGAAATCCCCTTACATCTTTAATGGCTAGAAAATTCAAGCATTTATTAAATGACTCTAGTCCTGATTTAATTATAGGAACTCACCCATTTCCTATGATAGCTCTTAGCACATTGAAAAAAAATAATAATATTCATTCTTTAAGTCGAAGTGAAAGCTTCTATAAATCTACTAAAGTGGATATACCACCTATGATATCCGTTTTAACAGACTATACTACACACTCAACGTGGATTCAAAATGAAATTGATTATTATATTGTTGGACATGAATATGTTAAAGAGTTGCTAGTATACGAAGGAGTTGACAGTGAAAAAGTTAAGGCTTTTGGAATTCCTGTTGAAAAATCTTTCTTAAGTCATAGAGATAGAGAAACTGTATTAACTGAACTTGGCTTATCTCCTGAAAAATTAACTGTCTTACTTATGGGTGGAAGTTTCGGAGCTGGTAATATAAAAGAAACATTAGAGGAATTACTTACTGTAGATAGAGATTTTCAAATATTAGTAGTTACTGGAAGAAATGAGCATTTAAAAGACAGATTATCAAAAATGTTAGATTCCACTATACATAATAAAAATATATGTTTATTAGGATATACGAATAAAATGAATGATATCTTAGCTTCTATTGATGTATTAATATCAAAACCTGGTGGTCTTACTACTACAGAAGCATTGCTTAATGATGTACCTATGATTGTGCCATACTTTATACCCGGCCAAGAAGAAGAAAATTTAGACTTCTTAACTAATTGTGGTGCTGCACTTAGAACAACTAAAAAGTATAGCTTACCTGTTTTACTGAAAGTACTTATAGATGATCCTTCTAGATTAGATAGTCTTAGAAAAAATATAAAGTCTATACGAAAATTCAATTCGGCAGTCAATATCTCTAACTTAGTTGTAGATATATTAAGCAGTAATGAATAA
- a CDS encoding glutaredoxin family protein — translation MKNIEIYTSDTCIQCIKVKEYFKNRNIEFKEYNISKDLEAKRELIRMGYMSIPVILIDGEHVLGFDLNRIESLLQK, via the coding sequence ATGAAAAATATAGAAATATATACTAGTGACACATGTATCCAGTGTATTAAAGTTAAAGAATATTTTAAAAATAGAAATATAGAATTTAAAGAATACAATATATCTAAAGATTTAGAAGCTAAAAGAGAGCTAATAAGAATGGGATATATGTCTATTCCAGTTATACTTATAGATGGAGAACATGTATTAGGATTTGATTTAAATAGAATAGAAAGTTTATTACAAAAATAA